From a region of the Marinomonas mediterranea MMB-1 genome:
- a CDS encoding IS110 family transposase, whose amino-acid sequence MIYIGIDVGKNKLDCLWLKDVLSEKIKTKVFKNNPEDFERIAQWLTKVTTAQPEQLHVTLEATGVYHEGIATHLFQLGFQVSVVNPARSKEFAKALGVTHKTDKSDRLLLAKFGYQVTPKLWTPEAPEVRKLKVLIKRIESIEKDIQRELNRKEQAEIAANSYIVIVSVLVKEKNRLIEELDTHIDNHPTLKVNRRFLESIPGVGSVVSAYLGLIPRIRESGTLKGRSMLSKVGPANVRAKIYMAAVVAKQHNPDVKALYERLKSRGKTHMQALGAAMRKLVQICFGVVKHQSEYKPQIV is encoded by the coding sequence ATGATTTATATTGGAATTGATGTCGGAAAAAATAAGCTAGACTGTCTTTGGCTAAAAGACGTCTTATCAGAAAAAATCAAAACGAAAGTCTTTAAAAATAATCCGGAAGACTTTGAACGTATTGCTCAATGGCTCACTAAAGTCACGACAGCACAGCCAGAACAACTTCATGTCACTCTAGAAGCAACTGGTGTTTATCACGAAGGCATTGCTACCCATTTATTTCAGCTAGGGTTTCAAGTTAGCGTTGTTAATCCAGCAAGGTCTAAAGAGTTTGCTAAGGCACTTGGTGTAACTCACAAAACAGATAAATCGGACCGTTTGCTTTTAGCCAAGTTTGGCTATCAGGTGACGCCAAAACTATGGACTCCTGAAGCGCCTGAAGTACGCAAGCTAAAGGTCTTGATCAAGCGAATAGAGTCGATAGAGAAAGACATACAACGAGAATTGAATCGAAAGGAGCAAGCTGAAATCGCAGCCAATTCTTATATTGTTATTGTCTCTGTCTTAGTCAAAGAGAAAAATAGGTTAATTGAGGAGCTTGATACGCATATTGATAATCATCCAACATTGAAAGTAAATAGACGCTTTCTAGAAAGCATTCCTGGTGTAGGGTCTGTTGTATCAGCCTACTTGGGACTAATTCCAAGAATTAGAGAATCAGGGACACTAAAAGGCCGCTCAATGTTATCAAAGGTTGGGCCAGCTAATGTTAGAGCAAAAATCTATATGGCAGCTGTTGTAGCAAAGCAACATAACCCTGATGTAAAAGCGCTGTATGAGCGCCTAAAAAGTCGTGGAAAGACTCACATGCAAGCACTCGGAGCAGCAATGAGAAAGCTTGTACAAATTTGTTTTGGTGTTGTAAAGCATCAAAGCGAATACAAGCCTCAAATAGTCTAA
- a CDS encoding IS256 family transposase, protein MNHLKLNQTQIQAVVDQLTSQPDGVNRLLEIAMNSLMKAERNAYLEAALKGNKANGYRSVSGYGVGDSLSLQIPRDRLGGFKPTLLKVMKDQADSLNELCFELYAKGLTTRDIESITETIYGQHLSKSQISRITSSLSEAMQAFRERPLAEYYPIIYLDATFVKTRRERVSSEAYYIALAVLADMTREVIGIYNAPTESASVWNEICIDLKNRGLKQSDLFVIDNLTGLDSTLETHFKAPIQKCILHLKRSILNKTKKQHRPEMVSDLSDIFQLENRDDTKDALLKRAKAISIKWQRYYPHLKRLEDADWLSYYATYLSFEYDIRNMIYTTNWIERLNKAFKRTLKIRNSMPSVESVLTLLSKVAIDMNSSTYRHPVSRFQKSHLFK, encoded by the coding sequence ATGAATCATTTAAAGCTAAACCAAACTCAGATACAAGCCGTTGTTGATCAACTCACATCACAACCCGACGGTGTGAACCGGTTGCTAGAGATAGCAATGAACAGTCTAATGAAGGCAGAGCGTAACGCCTATTTAGAGGCGGCACTAAAAGGCAATAAAGCCAACGGTTACCGTTCTGTGAGTGGCTATGGTGTGGGCGACTCACTATCTTTGCAAATTCCCAGAGATCGCTTGGGAGGCTTTAAACCAACCTTACTTAAGGTCATGAAAGATCAAGCAGATTCACTCAATGAGCTTTGCTTTGAGCTTTATGCAAAAGGATTGACCACCCGTGATATTGAGTCCATTACCGAAACAATATACGGACAACATCTGTCAAAAAGCCAAATATCCCGCATCACTTCGAGCTTATCAGAAGCCATGCAAGCGTTTAGAGAGCGTCCATTAGCTGAGTATTATCCTATCATTTATCTTGATGCAACCTTTGTAAAAACGAGGCGTGAACGAGTTTCCAGCGAAGCGTATTACATAGCCCTCGCGGTGTTGGCAGATATGACACGTGAGGTAATTGGTATCTACAATGCACCGACAGAATCAGCCAGCGTGTGGAATGAGATCTGCATTGATTTAAAAAACAGAGGTCTTAAGCAATCAGACTTGTTTGTCATCGATAACCTGACCGGATTAGACAGCACGCTTGAGACGCATTTCAAAGCGCCCATTCAAAAGTGTATTCTACACCTCAAACGTTCTATCCTTAACAAAACAAAGAAGCAGCATCGTCCAGAAATGGTCTCGGATCTCAGTGACATTTTTCAGCTAGAGAATCGAGATGATACAAAAGATGCTCTCTTAAAAAGAGCCAAAGCCATTTCAATAAAGTGGCAGCGTTACTATCCACACCTAAAGCGACTAGAGGATGCTGATTGGCTATCTTACTATGCAACGTATCTTAGTTTTGAATATGATATCCGTAATATGATTTATACAACGAACTGGATAGAGCGTTTAAATAAAGCGTTCAAACGGACGTTGAAAATCCGAAATTCGATGCCTAGCGTCGAGTCGGTATTAACGCTTTTAAGCAAAGTGGCCATAGATATGAATAGTTCGACTTATCGTCACCCAGTGAGTCGTTTTCAGAAAAGCCACCTGTTTAAATAA
- the ahpC gene encoding alkyl hydroperoxide reductase subunit C produces the protein MVNTQIKPFNATAFKQGEFVEVSEKDVLGKWAVFFFYPADFTFVCPTELGDVADKYEELQKLGVEVFSVSTDTHFTHKAWHDSSDTIGKINYYMLGDQTGTITNNFGVMREGQGLADRATFLMDPEGTIQAVEITAEGIGRDADDLLRKIKAAQYVAAHPGEVCPAKWKEGEATLAPSLDLVGKI, from the coding sequence ATGGTTAACACTCAAATCAAACCTTTCAACGCAACAGCATTCAAACAAGGCGAGTTCGTAGAGGTTTCTGAAAAAGACGTATTAGGTAAATGGGCAGTATTCTTTTTCTACCCGGCTGATTTCACATTCGTTTGCCCAACTGAACTAGGTGATGTTGCTGACAAGTACGAAGAGCTACAAAAGCTTGGCGTTGAAGTGTTCTCTGTATCAACAGACACTCACTTCACTCACAAAGCGTGGCACGATAGCTCTGACACTATCGGTAAAATCAATTACTACATGCTAGGCGACCAAACAGGCACTATCACTAATAACTTTGGTGTAATGCGCGAAGGTCAAGGTCTTGCTGATCGTGCAACCTTCTTGATGGATCCAGAAGGTACGATCCAAGCAGTAGAAATCACAGCAGAAGGTATTGGCCGTGACGCTGACGACCTACTACGTAAGATCAAAGCAGCACAATATGTAGCAGCGCACCCGGGTGAAGTTTGCCCAGCAAAATGGAAAGAAGGTGAAGCGACATTAGCACCATCTTTGGACCTAGTCGGCAAAATCTAA
- the ahpF gene encoding alkyl hydroperoxide reductase subunit F — MLDSNIKQQLDTYLKNIINPIEITVSTNGTAKAEELLDLARDITSLNEKISLSVDETPTGRAPLMAIGPKGEKARVQFAGIPMGHEFTSLVLALLQAGGHPAKESAETIEQAKSLSNKLNFEIYISLTCQNCPEVVQALNLFAVLNPNVTTTMIDGALFQDEVNERNIMAVPSVYLNGELFGQGRMSLDEILNKVDTGASDKQAAALSEKAPYDVLVVGGGPAGASAAIYSARKGIRTGVVADRFGGQVADTMAIENFISVKETEGPKLVANLEQHVLDYDVDLMKTQKAVRIEKNELIEVELENGAVLKSKSVILATGARWREMNVPGENEYKGKGVAYCPHCDGPLFKGKKTAVIGGGNSGIEAAIDLAGIVEHVTVLEFGDQLRADDVLVKKAESLSNVTIIKEAMTTEVIGDGQRVIGLKYTDRKSGESHLVDVAGIFVQIGLVPNSEFLKDSLELTDRGEIVIDNRGQTSMPGVFAAGDVTTQAYKQIIISMGAGATAALGAFDHLIRS; from the coding sequence ATGTTAGATTCAAATATAAAGCAACAACTGGACACCTATCTAAAGAACATCATTAATCCGATCGAGATTACTGTGTCCACTAACGGCACTGCAAAAGCAGAAGAGTTACTAGATCTTGCTCGTGATATTACGAGCCTGAATGAAAAAATATCCTTATCTGTTGATGAAACGCCAACAGGAAGAGCACCTTTAATGGCAATTGGCCCTAAAGGTGAAAAAGCGCGAGTTCAATTCGCAGGTATTCCAATGGGGCACGAGTTTACGTCTCTTGTTCTTGCCTTATTACAGGCTGGCGGACACCCTGCAAAAGAGTCCGCAGAGACCATTGAACAAGCTAAATCGCTTTCAAACAAACTCAATTTTGAAATTTATATTTCACTGACTTGTCAAAACTGTCCAGAAGTTGTTCAGGCACTTAACTTATTCGCGGTACTGAACCCCAATGTCACAACGACAATGATTGATGGCGCCTTATTCCAAGACGAAGTTAATGAACGCAACATAATGGCTGTTCCTTCTGTCTATCTTAATGGCGAGTTATTCGGACAAGGCAGAATGTCATTAGATGAGATTCTAAATAAAGTAGACACTGGCGCTTCGGATAAGCAAGCCGCTGCGTTGTCTGAAAAAGCACCTTATGATGTGCTTGTAGTCGGCGGCGGTCCAGCAGGTGCCTCCGCAGCAATTTACTCAGCTCGAAAAGGCATTCGTACTGGTGTCGTTGCAGATCGCTTTGGTGGACAAGTTGCCGATACAATGGCAATCGAGAACTTTATCTCTGTTAAAGAAACTGAAGGGCCGAAGCTCGTCGCAAACCTTGAACAACACGTATTGGACTACGATGTCGACTTGATGAAGACACAAAAAGCAGTTCGTATCGAGAAAAACGAGTTGATAGAAGTCGAGCTGGAAAATGGCGCAGTTCTAAAAAGTAAATCCGTTATTCTTGCAACGGGTGCTCGCTGGAGAGAAATGAACGTTCCTGGCGAGAACGAATACAAAGGCAAAGGTGTTGCTTACTGTCCACACTGTGATGGCCCATTATTTAAAGGTAAGAAAACAGCAGTCATCGGCGGCGGTAATTCAGGCATAGAAGCAGCCATCGATCTTGCTGGAATCGTAGAACATGTCACAGTACTTGAATTTGGCGATCAACTTCGGGCAGATGATGTTCTAGTTAAAAAAGCAGAGTCGCTATCAAACGTTACGATCATAAAAGAGGCCATGACAACTGAAGTTATTGGTGACGGGCAACGTGTCATCGGCTTGAAATATACAGATCGTAAATCAGGTGAATCACACCTTGTCGATGTTGCAGGCATTTTTGTTCAAATTGGTTTAGTTCCGAACAGCGAGTTCCTAAAGGACTCTCTAGAACTGACGGATCGTGGTGAAATTGTAATCGACAATAGAGGGCAAACATCCATGCCAGGCGTATTCGCTGCTGGCGATGTGACCACACAAGCATACAAAC